In Humulus lupulus chromosome 6, drHumLupu1.1, whole genome shotgun sequence, a single genomic region encodes these proteins:
- the LOC133784891 gene encoding uncharacterized protein LOC133784891 produces the protein MDKTAATERATAIDPDEANLLRTAPFLDGEGATFGGVEIDGGEFVGGDDGEGGGGDGGESAVEGVGAIVGEEGGEGAIAGGEGGEGAVASGEGAIEGEETGGFAAGDGGMAAGARAGGGVATGGDLVGDAVGDEAGD, from the coding sequence ATGGACAAAACGGCAGCAACGGAGAGAGCGACTGCGATCGATCCTGATGAAGCAAATCTGTTAAGAACAGCGCCGTTTTTAGACGGAGAAGGTGCAACATTTGGTGGAGTAGAGATCGACGGGGGAGAGTTCGTCGGAGGAGATGACGGAGAGGGAGGAGGAGGAGACGGCGGAGAGTCGGCGGTGGAAGGAGTAGGTGCGATCGTGGGAGAAGAAGGCGGAGAAGGTGCGATCGCAGGAGGAGAAGGGGGAGAAGGTGCGGTTGCATCTGGAGAAGGTGCAATTGAAGGAGAAGAGACTGGTGGTTTCGCTGCTGGAGATGGAGGAATGGCAGCCGGGGCAAGAGCCGGTGGAGGAGTCGCCACAGGTGGAGATTTGGTCGGTGATGCAGTCGGAGATGAGGCCGGTGACTGA
- the LOC133784892 gene encoding classical arabinogalactan protein 1-like: MAHFALVAAMAALLVVSAVAQSPAPSPSVQTPRKISPAPAQSPTTTAAPAPSVTATTPATAPTPSTDATSPPSPSPVAADVPASSPSSIGGSPSDSPSGIAETPTDAPAPAHNGAASASFTVVGSMAVVVLASVFVM; encoded by the coding sequence atggCTCACTTCGCTTTGGTTGCAGCAATGGCAGCATTGCTAGTTGTCTCCGCCGTTGCCCAGTCTCCGGCTCCTTCACCCTCCGTACAAACTCCCAGGAAAATTTCTCCTGCTCCGGCTCAATCTCCCACGACAACCGCTGCTCCTGCTCCGTCGGTGACTGCCACCACTCCGGCGACTGCCCCCACTCCATCCACCGATGCTACATCTCCACCATCTCCTTCACCTGTTGCCGCTGATGTTCCAGCTTCATCTCCATCATCAATCGGTGGATCTCCTTCTGACTCTCCGTCAGGGATAGCTGAGACTCCTACTGATGCTCCTGCCCCAGCTCATAACGGCGCCGCTTCTGCTTCCTTCACTGTCGTTGGATCCATGGCCGTTGTCGTTTTGGCCTCAGTTTTCGTCATGTAG